Proteins encoded together in one uncultured Desulfosarcina sp. window:
- a CDS encoding VWA domain-containing protein yields MMSRGLKAVWNVVFFLLVLATPLFSSHAAQFSAELTIASPQGNFVYDLKVKDDLMRLQKTAGPMRVPSFPTIYNRETGVTRGIMDEMRQYVEETNPIKTMVMNPIVGWEYMRKNMTGTPGGTETVEGYACDVVEYRDAGKEAVAYRVWTSQDLAFAVKTVSYATNGNATMALRNIEEGPQDDALFSIPAGYAKAGPGAKGAKSPARQTQKEKTPPAASGNIVFILDASGSMWGQVEGTAKIAIAKEVLTGLVQELPDDATVGLVAYGHRRKGDCDDVEELIPLGRLDKEKMIAKIQALSPKGKTPISRSVRLTADRLKGLEDETTIILVSDGKETCDPDPCGLVKDLKASGIKFVMHVIGFDVTEEEREQLECMANAGGGNYYTAGNAGEFLAAAREVVEKSTPPYGIFKVSATKNGKPFHTFVTLTDQESGKKWSPGSTSGETGTVELRLAPGMYQAELKDSGVSGGQTPTMQFKDIVIVAGETEERTADFSDGTIFITTLLNGKPFGGNVFYYHQGEKKHFHNENTNPSTGKLNRRLVPGIYRFEVWGSGITGAPKVVMEDVEIPAGGSVEKTVEFLAGELTIVVTLDGKPIATPINIKDAAGKEVFKNWSNWPKNGTRVVKLPEGVYTVKVTSGKQVLEFEAITISAGKSETITAAFPTSQ; encoded by the coding sequence ATGATGAGCCGTGGGTTGAAAGCTGTCTGGAATGTCGTCTTTTTTCTGTTGGTTTTAGCAACTCCTCTTTTCTCCTCCCATGCGGCGCAATTCAGCGCCGAACTGACCATTGCCTCCCCCCAGGGAAATTTTGTTTACGACCTGAAGGTCAAGGACGATCTGATGCGGCTCCAAAAGACCGCAGGCCCCATGAGGGTTCCGTCCTTTCCCACCATCTACAATCGGGAAACCGGCGTTACCCGGGGAATCATGGACGAGATGCGTCAGTATGTCGAGGAGACCAATCCGATTAAAACCATGGTGATGAATCCCATCGTGGGATGGGAATACATGCGCAAAAATATGACCGGTACACCGGGGGGAACGGAGACAGTGGAAGGCTATGCCTGCGATGTCGTCGAGTACCGCGACGCCGGCAAAGAGGCTGTCGCCTACCGGGTGTGGACGTCCCAAGACCTGGCCTTCGCCGTCAAGACGGTGTCCTACGCGACCAACGGCAACGCGACCATGGCGTTGAGGAACATCGAAGAAGGTCCCCAGGATGACGCGCTTTTCAGCATTCCGGCCGGATACGCCAAAGCCGGTCCGGGAGCCAAGGGTGCGAAAAGCCCTGCCAGGCAAACACAAAAGGAGAAAACGCCACCGGCCGCTTCCGGCAACATCGTGTTCATCCTGGACGCTTCGGGGTCCATGTGGGGCCAGGTGGAGGGCACGGCCAAAATCGCCATTGCCAAGGAAGTCCTCACTGGTCTGGTGCAGGAATTGCCGGACGATGCCACGGTCGGCCTGGTGGCCTACGGGCACCGGCGCAAGGGCGACTGTGACGATGTAGAGGAATTGATCCCTTTGGGCCGGCTGGATAAAGAGAAGATGATCGCCAAGATCCAGGCATTGAGCCCCAAGGGCAAAACCCCCATCAGCCGGTCGGTGCGCCTGACGGCCGACCGCCTCAAAGGCCTGGAGGACGAGACCACCATTATCCTCGTTTCCGACGGCAAGGAGACCTGCGACCCGGATCCTTGCGGGCTGGTGAAAGACCTCAAAGCCTCCGGAATCAAATTCGTCATGCACGTCATCGGGTTCGACGTCACCGAGGAGGAGCGGGAGCAGTTGGAATGCATGGCCAATGCCGGGGGCGGGAACTACTATACCGCCGGCAATGCCGGAGAATTTCTGGCCGCGGCCCGGGAGGTCGTGGAAAAGTCTACCCCGCCATATGGGATTTTCAAGGTCTCCGCGACCAAGAACGGCAAACCATTTCATACCTTTGTCACCCTCACCGACCAGGAAAGCGGCAAAAAATGGTCGCCGGGCAGCACATCCGGGGAAACCGGAACGGTGGAACTTCGGCTGGCTCCCGGCATGTATCAAGCCGAACTCAAGGACAGCGGCGTCAGCGGCGGCCAGACCCCTACGATGCAATTTAAAGACATTGTCATCGTGGCTGGCGAGACGGAGGAACGCACGGCTGATTTTTCGGATGGCACCATTTTTATCACCACCTTGCTCAACGGTAAGCCTTTCGGTGGGAACGTTTTCTATTATCACCAGGGTGAGAAAAAGCACTTCCACAACGAAAATACCAATCCTTCCACGGGGAAGTTGAACCGGCGGTTGGTACCCGGCATCTATCGTTTCGAGGTGTGGGGCAGCGGAATAACCGGTGCACCCAAAGTTGTCATGGAAGACGTGGAAATCCCGGCAGGCGGTTCCGTTGAAAAAACCGTCGAATTTCTGGCCGGCGAGTTGACTATCGTCGTGACCCTCGATGGGAAACCCATTGCGACCCCGATTAATATCAAGGACGCGGCCGGCAAAGAGGTGTTCAAGAACTGGAGCAACTGGCCCAAAAACGGCACCCGCGTCGTCAAATTACCGGAGGGGGTGTATACCGTGAAGGTCACCAGCGGGAAACAGGTTCTCGAATTCGAGGCGATTACGATAAGCGCAGGAAAGAGCGAGACCATTACCGCGGCCTTTCCTACAAGCCAATAA
- a CDS encoding DUF3592 domain-containing protein codes for MNSPKALQTNKSKSRFIHLSGVSGKADRGMLFLILGMFVAGVVMMAWGGLEIKGSRESGSWPTAQGTISSSSVSKRTTRDSNHRTKTTYYPKVGYHYQAEGRKYSSTRIAFGVGESGGSMKWAQKIVNKYPVGKSVAVYYNPAIRRPRVRHHLALDYSFIGRDRFFHRRRSMCESQIKEAEASANPLIETVWFPLSGVGTPSDQVKTNDAPTRSMGARGRMEAIN; via the coding sequence ATGAACAGCCCCAAAGCCCTTCAGACAAATAAGTCCAAAAGCAGGTTTATCCATTTATCCGGCGTCAGTGGAAAGGCCGACCGGGGGATGCTTTTTCTGATTTTGGGGATGTTCGTGGCTGGCGTTGTTATGATGGCTTGGGGCGGCCTCGAAATCAAGGGCTCCCGGGAGAGCGGCAGCTGGCCCACCGCCCAGGGAACCATCAGCTCATCCAGTGTTAGCAAACGGACGACCAGAGATTCAAACCATCGCACCAAGACAACCTATTATCCAAAAGTGGGCTATCACTATCAGGCCGAAGGGAGAAAATATTCCAGCACTCGGATCGCATTTGGCGTGGGCGAGTCCGGAGGCAGCATGAAGTGGGCTCAAAAAATTGTGAATAAATATCCGGTCGGTAAATCGGTGGCGGTCTACTACAATCCCGCAATACGGCGTCCTCGAGTCCGGCACCACCTGGCGCTCGATTATTCTTTTATTGGCCGGGATCGTTTTTTTCATCGTAGGCGTTCTATGTGTGAGAGCCAAATTAAAGAAGCGGAGGCAAGCGCAAATCCTCTGATCGAAACGGTCTGGTTCCCTCTCTCCGGCGTGGGAACCCCATCTGATCAGGTAAAAACAAATGACGCTCCCACGCGGAGCATGGGAGCGAGGGGAAGAATGGAGGCCATCAATTGA
- a CDS encoding VWA domain-containing protein yields the protein MMSRGLKSVWNVLFFLLFLSMLPFSTHAAQSSHNTPAATGNIVFILDASGSMWGQVEGTAKIAIAKEVLTGLVQELPDDAMVGLVAYGHRRKGDCDDVEELIPLGRLDKEKMIAKIQALNPKGKTPISRSVRLTAERLKNLEDETTIILVSDGKETCDPDPCGLVKDLKASGIKFVMHVIGFDVTEEEREQLECMATAGGGNYYTAGNAGEFLAAAREVVEKSTPPYGILNFSAEKNGKPFFTLVTLIHQESGKRWSPASTSGETGTVEIRLAPGTYQAELNNTGVSGGQASAVHFKDIVIVAGETVERKADFSDGTIELASFLNGKPFECNVFFYRQGEKKHFFNMMTNHTTGDLKRRMLPGVYRIEVRAHEIAGKPRVFLEDVEVTPGGTVEKTVEFSAGELTVVVTLDGKPFATPIKILDAAGKEVIKIWSNWPKQGTRVVTLPEGAYTVRIINIEDTNQVLEFEAVTISAEKSETITAAFPTNQ from the coding sequence ATGATGAGCCGTGGGTTGAAATCCGTTTGGAATGTCCTTTTTTTTCTTTTGTTTTTGTCGATGCTTCCTTTCTCCACCCATGCCGCACAATCCAGCCATAACACACCGGCCGCCACCGGCAACATCGTGTTCATTCTGGACGCCTCGGGGTCCATGTGGGGCCAGGTGGAGGGCACGGCCAAGATCGCCATCGCCAAGGAAGTCCTCACCGGTCTGGTGCAGGAACTGCCGGACGATGCCATGGTCGGCCTGGTGGCCTACGGGCACCGGCGCAAGGGCGACTGCGACGATGTCGAGGAACTGATTCCCCTGGGACGGCTGGACAAAGAGAAGATGATCGCCAAGATCCAGGCCCTGAACCCCAAGGGGAAAACTCCCATCAGCCGGTCGGTGCGCCTGACGGCCGAACGACTCAAAAACCTGGAGGACGAGACCACCATTATTCTCGTCTCCGACGGCAAGGAGACCTGCGATCCGGATCCCTGCGGACTGGTGAAAGACCTCAAAGCCTCCGGAATAAAATTCGTCATGCACGTCATCGGGTTCGACGTCACCGAAGAGGAGCGGGAGCAGTTGGAATGCATGGCCACGGCCGGGGGCGGGAACTACTATACCGCCGGCAATGCCGGAGAGTTTCTGGCCGCCGCCCGGGAGGTCGTGGAAAAGTCCACCCCGCCCTATGGAATTCTCAATTTTTCCGCGGAAAAAAACGGGAAACCGTTTTTTACACTTGTCACCCTGATCCACCAGGAAAGCGGTAAAAGATGGTCGCCGGCCAGTACATCCGGGGAAACCGGAACGGTGGAGATCCGGCTGGCTCCCGGTACGTACCAAGCCGAACTCAACAACACGGGTGTCAGTGGCGGCCAGGCCTCGGCGGTGCATTTTAAAGATATTGTCATCGTCGCCGGCGAGACGGTGGAACGTAAAGCGGACTTTTCGGACGGCACCATCGAGCTTGCATCCTTTCTCAACGGCAAGCCTTTTGAGTGCAATGTCTTTTTTTATCGCCAAGGAGAAAAAAAGCACTTTTTCAACATGATGACCAACCATACCACCGGCGATCTCAAAAGACGAATGCTTCCAGGCGTCTATCGCATCGAAGTGAGAGCCCATGAAATTGCCGGCAAACCACGCGTTTTTCTGGAAGACGTGGAGGTGACGCCAGGCGGCACGGTCGAAAAAACTGTTGAATTTTCAGCCGGCGAACTGACCGTTGTCGTAACCCTCGATGGGAAACCCTTTGCAACTCCGATCAAAATCTTGGACGCGGCCGGCAAAGAGGTGATCAAGATTTGGAGCAACTGGCCCAAACAAGGCACCCGTGTCGTTACCTTGCCGGAGGGGGCGTATACGGTGCGAATCATCAACATCGAAGACACGAATCAGGTTCTCGAATTCGAGGCGGTTACGATAAGCGCAGAAAAGAGCGAGACCATTACCGCAGCCTTTCCCACAAACCAATAA